From Penicillium psychrofluorescens genome assembly, chromosome: 1, one genomic window encodes:
- a CDS encoding uncharacterized protein (ID:PFLUO_001311-T1.cds;~source:funannotate) — protein sequence MASRLQGMVAIVTGAGSGYGLGIATKLKSEGADVVIADISEANGGTAAKQLKATFVKVDVTDRAQWQTLLDRTLGMYGRLDIVVNNAGVCYDKKPSETVSDKEFDLTMNVNVKSIFQSVAVIVPHFLSQGEGVFVNIASTSAIRPRPELAWYAASKAAVNVASNAMAIEYGSRRIRFNTVCPVVGLTSMTNTMAQSDIDKFASVIPVGRMCTPEDVAGAVSYLVSPDAKFITGVNLQVDGGRCV from the exons ATGGCTTCTCGTCTACAAGGAATGGTTGCTATCGTCACTGGTGCAGGCTCTGGCTATGGGCTGGGAATCGCAACAAAATTGAAGAGTGAAGGCGCAGACGTGGTAATCGCAGACATATCTGAGGCAAATGGTGGAACCGCTGCGAAGCAGCTGAAAGCTACTTTCGTCAAGGTTGATGTCACCGACCGAGCACAGTGGCAAACCTTATTGGATCGCACCCTTGGTATGTATGGCAGACTCGATATTGTTGTCAACAATGCGGGTGTTTGCTACGACAAGAAACCCTCAGAGACCGTATCAGACAAAGAATTTGATTTGACAATGAACGTCAACGTCAAGTCCATTTTCCAATCTGTAGCCGTCATTGTTCCCCATTTTCTTAGCCAAGGAGAGGGCGTTTTCGTGAATATCGCCTCGACAAGTGCCATCCGTCCTAGACCAG AACTCGCATGGTACGCAGCTAGTAAAGCAGCAGTTAATGTCGCAAGCAATGCAATGGCTATTGAGTACGGCTCAAGACGCATCAGGTTCAACACAGTTTGTCCGGTAGTTGGACTTACGTCCAT GACGAACACCATGGCGCAATCGGACATTGACAAATTCGCCTCTGTTATTCCAGTTGGCAGAATGTGCACTCCGGAGGATGTTGCCGGTGCTGTTTCTTATCTGGTAAGCCCGGATGCGAAGTTTATAACAGGTGTCAATCTACAG GTGGACGGTGGAAGATGTGTGTGA
- a CDS encoding uncharacterized protein (ID:PFLUO_001312-T1.cds;~source:funannotate) yields MPSETLTAKAIHSATITVSEPPVSNGVSTTHDSNHSKVNGGSEYHIRDSLMGTKRKLKVIFMGAGCSGINFASQLQKRMENIDLTIYDKNHDFGGTWLENKYPGCACDIPSVSYQYTWARKPDWSKYYSGAREIHDYFKTVALENNVNKFVKFNHKIVKAEWLDDEGKWKITVMKNGDPSNTFVDFADFFINGGGFLNTWKWPQVKNLHSFKGPLLHTANWDESVDLKDKKVLVLGIGSSGVQVVPAIIDTVSQLFVVARSATWITAGFAPKYAGENGNNFSYSEETKERFRNDPEFYLSYCKGVESELNQRFRIVINNSEEAINARKYSTKEMGRKLDGREDLIDHLLPKDFGIGCRRPTPGNGFLESLVNPKTTTFKEELAEITPTGFISADGTHQACDIIICATGFDTSFRPQFPLLCNGRNVQDDFLDQNNPGYLGINAPEVPNYFIFCGRYGPLGHGSVCPMVEAYTNYVFQVLEKAQIEDIKKIQVKRSRAEEFSKHADEFVKRTAFSGPCSSWFKAGDKNRKPAIWPGSRIHYLTMLQKVRFEDYEIEYISGNAFNFLGDGFHVREYDGSDLTWYYGLMDGKDRQPTDLPDAVF; encoded by the coding sequence ATGCCTTCTGAAACTCTTACCGCTAAAGCGATCCATTCAGCAACCATCACTGTCTCAGAACCACCTGTCAGCAATGGCGTTTCGACAACACATGATTCCAACCACTCTAAGGTGAATGGGGGCAGTGAATACCACATTCGAGACAGTCTGATGGGCACAAAGCGGAAGCTAAAGGTTATTTTCATGGGCGCAGGGTGCAGCGGAATCAATTTCGCTTCTCAGCTGCAAAAGCGCATGGAGAACATTGATCTCACCATCTATGACAAGAACCATGATTTCGGTGGGACCTGGCTGGAGAACAAATACCCAGGTTGCGCCTGTGATATCCCCAGTGTTTCATATCAGTATACTTGGGCTCGGAAGCCGGACTGGTCAAAATACTATTCGGGAGCCCGAGAAATTCACGACTACTTCAAGACCGTCGCCCTAGAGAATAATGTCAACAAATTTGTCAAGTTCAACCACAAGATTGTCAAGGCTGAGTGgcttgatgacgagggcAAATGGAAAATTACAGTCATGAAGAACGGTGATCCCTCCAACACCTTCGTCGACTTCGCCGATTTTTTTATCAATGGTGGTGGGTTCCTCAACACTTGGAAATGGCCTCAGGTGAAGAATCTCCACAGCTTCAAGGGTCCGCTGCTTCATACAGCCAACTGGGATGAGTCAGTCGACTTGAAGGATAAGAAAGTCCTCGTCCTGGGAATCGGCAGCTCAGGGGTACAGGTGGtccccgccatcatcgacacTGTCTCTCAGCTGTTTGTCGTTGCTCGATCAGCTACCTGGATTACTGCTGGATTTGCACCAAAGTATGCTGGAGAAAACGGCAACAATTTTTCATATTCCGAAGAAACCAAGGAGCGCTTCAGAAACGACCCAGAATTCTATCTCTCTTACTGCAAAGGGGTTGAGTCTGAACTGAATCAACGGTTTCGCATAGTCATCAACAATTCAGAAGAGGCTATCAACGCTCGAAAGTACTCTACTAAGGAGATGGGGCGCAAGCTTGATGGCCGTGAAGATCTGATTGATCATCTTCTGCCCAAGGACTTTGGCATTGGTTGCCGACGCCCAACTCCCGGAAATGGATTCTTAGAATCGCTTGTCAATCCAAAGACAACCACATTCAAAGAAGAACTGGCTGAGATCACACCCACAGGATTCATTTCAGCTGACGGGACACACCAGGCGTGTGACATTATCATCTGCGCCACTGGTTTCGATACCTCCTTTCGTCCACAATTCCCGCTCCTTTGCAATGGCCGCAACGTCCAGGACGATTTTCTGGATCAAAACAACCCCGGATACTTGGGAATCAATGCCCCAGAAGTGCCCAACTACTTTATCTTCTGTGGCCGGTACGGTCCCCTCGGGCATGGCTCCGTTTGTCCCATGGTCGAGGCTTATACCAATTACGTCTTTCAAGTGCTCGAGAAGGCACAGATCGAGGATATTAAGAAGATACAAGTAAAGCGTTCTCGTGCTGAGGAGTTCTCTAAACATGCGGACGAGTTCGTCAAGCGCACTGCCTTCAGTGGTCCCTGTTCATCGTGGTTCAAGGCCGGCGACAAGAATAGGAAGCCTGCAATCTGGCCAGGCTCGAGGATCCACTATCTCACCATGTTGCAGAAGGTCAGATTCGAGGATTATGAGATTGAGTATATAAGTGGAAATGCTTTCAATTTCCTAGGGGATGGGTTTCATGTACGGGAGTACGACGGAAGTGATCTGACTTGGTATTACGGATTGATGGATGGGAAGGATAGGCAGCCGACTGATCTTCCTGATGCGGTATTTTGA